A genome region from Nitrosopumilus oxyclinae includes the following:
- a CDS encoding aldo/keto reductase, producing MPIEKTLLGDLEICRILNGMWQVAGGHGQIDSESAVTDMEKYQDLGFTTWDLADIYGPAESLIGKFRDSVGNNFQSLTKFVPNPGPMSKSIVSHYIDQSLEKMKTESIDLLQFHWWDYSDSSYLDAMNNLSKLQGEGKIKHIGLTNFDTERVKIMKEHGHNIVSNQVQYSILDQRPQKIMTPFFAKHGIKILSYGTLLGGFFSEKYIGVDEPHRGDLTTSSLQKYKNMIDVWGGWQLFQELLSVLNKIGEKHHCSIANIATRFVLDKPQVAGVIIGARLGIAEHREDNAKVFDVKLDSQDISLIDSITAKSNDLFDVIGDCGGEYR from the coding sequence ATGCCAATTGAGAAAACACTCCTAGGAGATTTAGAAATTTGTAGAATTCTTAATGGAATGTGGCAAGTTGCTGGAGGCCATGGTCAAATTGATTCAGAATCAGCAGTAACAGATATGGAAAAATATCAAGATTTAGGATTTACAACATGGGATTTGGCAGACATTTACGGTCCTGCAGAATCTTTAATTGGAAAATTCAGAGATTCAGTTGGAAATAATTTTCAATCACTAACAAAGTTTGTTCCAAATCCAGGTCCAATGAGTAAAAGTATTGTTTCACACTATATTGATCAGTCATTAGAAAAAATGAAAACAGAATCTATTGATTTGCTTCAGTTTCACTGGTGGGATTATAGTGATTCAAGTTATCTTGATGCAATGAATAATTTATCAAAATTACAAGGTGAGGGTAAAATCAAACACATTGGCCTAACAAATTTTGATACTGAACGAGTTAAAATAATGAAAGAGCATGGGCATAACATTGTATCAAACCAAGTCCAATATTCTATTTTAGATCAGAGACCTCAAAAGATTATGACTCCATTTTTTGCAAAACATGGAATAAAGATTCTATCTTATGGAACGTTGCTTGGGGGGTTTTTCTCTGAGAAATACATAGGAGTTGATGAACCACATAGAGGTGATTTAACGACATCTAGTCTTCAAAAATACAAAAACATGATTGATGTATGGGGTGGATGGCAATTATTCCAAGAATTATTATCCGTACTGAATAAAATTGGAGAAAAACACCATTGCAGCATTGCAAATATTGCAACTCGGTTTGTATTAGATAAACCGCAAGTTGCAGGTGTAATTATCGGAGCAAGATTAGGCATTGCTGAACACAGAGAAGACAATGCCAAAGTCTTTGATGTAAAACTTGATTCTCAAGACATTTCATTAATTGATTCAATTACTGCAAAATCAAATGATCTCTTTGATGTCATTGGAGATTGTGGTGGAGAATATAGATAA
- a CDS encoding HD domain-containing protein, whose amino-acid sequence MDLVKSVELFAKSKHAGQFREDGITPYSKHLDDVVNRLKSLGIIDEQIFCAGWLHDTIEKTETTFDDLYEQFESEIAVLVSSISKDMKLTRKKRERAYTTQLKESSFSAKLIKLCDISANLGELKNSTSSKSKKLRLVKQQRHYLSIIKNDILGNPNYPYVQSLIESANVIFIKFNQRPISVQLKS is encoded by the coding sequence TTGGATCTAGTAAAAAGTGTAGAATTATTTGCAAAGAGCAAACATGCAGGACAATTCAGAGAAGATGGTATCACACCATATTCAAAACATCTTGATGATGTTGTAAATAGACTCAAAAGTTTGGGTATTATTGATGAGCAAATATTTTGTGCAGGATGGCTACATGATACAATAGAGAAAACAGAAACAACTTTTGATGATCTGTATGAACAATTTGAAAGTGAAATTGCAGTATTGGTTTCATCAATATCTAAAGACATGAAATTAACTAGAAAAAAAAGAGAGCGAGCATATACAACACAACTCAAAGAATCATCATTTAGTGCAAAATTAATCAAACTCTGTGATATTTCTGCAAATCTGGGAGAATTGAAAAACTCTACATCATCAAAATCAAAAAAATTACGACTAGTTAAACAACAAAGACATTATCTTAGTATTATTAAAAATGATATTTTGGGAAATCCAAACTACCCATATGTTCAATCACTCATAGAGAGTGCAAATGTAATTTTTATAAAATTTAATCAAAGACCCATTTCAGTCCAGTTAAAGTCATGA
- the hisS gene encoding histidine--tRNA ligase codes for MELPRGMKDFEGEENANIEHIRNHFKKLSNLYGFSFMDPSPIELLSTLETKSGPGIRDEIYFFKDKGDREVALRFDFTMGLTRYATSQKSIKLPAKISAFGGVFRYDEPQKGRYRYFHQWDIEIYGKASLESEAEIIEITSRLFDSLLLKDITIDINHRNLVESFINKIFDSKDPELVADILRAVDKIAKKSKEQILKEFQEKGYATEKLEKILEFSQIKGSITEVEKAFDVSQLESWDELKALIDSLENRGVSNVRINFGIVRGLDYYSGIVFEVFDKNSTLGALAGGGRYDTLTKAFNREDIGATGVAGGVERIILTMQEQKIISETKQKRVAVLYINEEMQKVAHSIASLLRLNNIPTDIDLVGRNMKKQMDIATNSQFAIIVGPQELENGNVVLKDMVNGTEGTISLEKLTEDPKSILNLEKL; via the coding sequence TTGGAATTACCGCGAGGAATGAAAGACTTTGAGGGTGAGGAAAATGCAAACATTGAACACATTAGGAATCATTTCAAGAAATTATCAAATTTATATGGATTTTCATTTATGGACCCATCTCCAATTGAATTATTGTCTACCTTGGAAACTAAATCTGGTCCAGGAATTAGAGATGAAATTTACTTTTTCAAAGATAAGGGTGATAGAGAAGTAGCATTACGTTTTGATTTTACAATGGGACTCACAAGATATGCTACATCTCAAAAATCAATAAAGCTTCCAGCAAAAATATCTGCATTTGGAGGTGTGTTTAGATATGATGAACCACAAAAGGGCAGATATCGATACTTTCACCAATGGGATATTGAAATTTATGGTAAAGCTAGCCTTGAATCAGAAGCTGAAATCATAGAAATTACATCTAGATTATTTGATTCACTCTTACTCAAAGATATTACAATTGATATCAACCATAGAAATCTTGTAGAATCATTTATCAACAAAATCTTTGATTCAAAAGATCCAGAATTAGTTGCTGATATTTTACGTGCAGTAGATAAAATTGCAAAAAAATCAAAAGAGCAAATTCTAAAAGAATTTCAAGAAAAGGGATATGCAACTGAAAAACTAGAAAAAATTCTAGAGTTTTCTCAAATCAAAGGGTCAATTACTGAAGTTGAAAAAGCATTTGATGTTTCACAACTAGAATCATGGGATGAACTCAAAGCATTAATTGATTCACTAGAGAATAGAGGAGTTTCAAATGTTAGAATTAATTTTGGAATTGTTAGAGGATTAGATTACTATTCAGGGATTGTTTTTGAAGTATTTGATAAAAATTCAACATTAGGTGCTTTAGCTGGTGGAGGAAGATATGATACTTTGACTAAGGCATTCAACAGAGAAGATATTGGTGCAACAGGAGTTGCTGGAGGAGTTGAGAGAATAATTTTAACAATGCAAGAACAAAAAATAATTTCAGAAACTAAACAAAAAAGAGTTGCAGTATTGTATATCAATGAAGAGATGCAAAAAGTTGCTCACTCAATTGCATCATTACTTAGACTTAACAACATTCCAACTGACATTGATTTGGTAGGACGTAACATGAAAAAACAAATGGATATTGCAACAAATTCACAATTTGCAATTATAGTTGGACCTCAGGAATTGGAAAATGGAAATGTAGTTCTAAAAGATATGGTGAATGGAACTGAAGGAACTATCTCTTTAGAAAAACTAACTGAGGATCCAAAATCTATTCTTAATTTAGAAAAGCTCTAG
- a CDS encoding translation initiation factor IF-6 has protein sequence MDIIKYDVYRGPNLGVYITVNDSIGLVPMGFAQTKADKLAKYLDIQIHHTAIANTRLIGALSVMNNKGILLPNTAYQNEYDYLKDETDLEVGVLDTKFNALGNVICANDKGAVVSPWLSKQDCQTISDVLGVEVIQKKIAGFNQTGVVLVANATGAAIHPEADEEDMKTIANLLGTNIEQSSINNGVPYVSSGILVNNHCVVVGSLTSGPEIMMLTRAFLN, from the coding sequence ATGGATATTATCAAATATGATGTGTATAGGGGACCAAACCTTGGAGTGTACATTACTGTTAACGATAGTATTGGTCTAGTTCCAATGGGATTTGCTCAAACCAAAGCTGATAAGCTTGCAAAGTATCTAGATATTCAAATTCATCATACTGCAATTGCAAACACTAGACTTATCGGTGCATTATCAGTTATGAACAATAAAGGAATCTTACTTCCAAATACTGCATATCAAAATGAATATGATTATCTAAAAGATGAAACAGATTTAGAAGTTGGTGTGCTTGATACTAAGTTTAATGCACTAGGAAATGTAATCTGTGCAAATGACAAAGGAGCAGTTGTATCACCTTGGTTATCAAAACAAGATTGCCAAACAATTTCAGATGTATTAGGAGTAGAGGTAATTCAGAAAAAAATTGCAGGATTTAATCAGACAGGAGTAGTACTTGTTGCAAATGCAACTGGTGCTGCAATACATCCAGAAGCAGATGAGGAAGATATGAAGACAATAGCCAATCTATTAGGCACAAATATTGAACAGAGTTCAATCAACAATGGAGTTCCATATGTGTCATCAGGGATTTTGGTAAATAATCACTGTGTAGTGGTTGGTTCGTTAACAAGTGGACCTGAGATTATGATGTTGACTAGAGCTTTTCTAAATTAA
- a CDS encoding 4Fe-4S dicluster domain-containing protein, which produces MPIAENFPEGLKPTGKINLDDGNFHIMWGPGKTKNTDGSQAETLADADVVAAYAARGEEQVPLGVSGTMVAVDWDSCVADGACIEACPVQVFQWYRTEKDIPAKDVVGQTFTGTGSDVKDERKDLTDKADPIREHDCIWCMACVSVCPPAAIKVDQSNVEKHESAAKTL; this is translated from the coding sequence ATGCCAATAGCAGAAAATTTCCCTGAAGGCCTAAAGCCAACTGGAAAAATTAACCTCGATGATGGAAATTTCCATATCATGTGGGGTCCAGGTAAAACCAAAAACACTGATGGTTCACAAGCTGAAACATTAGCAGATGCAGACGTTGTTGCAGCATATGCAGCAAGAGGTGAAGAACAAGTTCCTCTTGGTGTCAGCGGTACAATGGTTGCAGTAGATTGGGATTCTTGTGTTGCAGATGGTGCTTGCATTGAAGCTTGTCCTGTACAAGTTTTTCAATGGTACAGAACCGAAAAAGATATTCCAGCAAAAGATGTAGTTGGTCAAACCTTTACAGGTACTGGCAGTGATGTAAAAGACGAGCGCAAAGACCTAACAGATAAAGCAGATCCAATCAGAGAACATGATTGTATTTGGTGTATGGCATGTGTCTCAGTGTGTCCACCAGCAGCTATCAAGGTCGATCAATCAAATGTTGAAAAACATGAAAGTGCTGCAAAAACTTTGTAA
- a CDS encoding 4Fe-4S dicluster domain-containing protein, with translation MVDLQIPEDFCHNDVKPKGKTSHADGENLHFIWGDGRSDGAAFSNDDVKAAYEARGETQVPLGIHGTTVAVDWDSCVAAGSCMSVCPVQTFQWYRTEKDIPADKCLGETFEGTGKTEQDERLDYTDKSQPIREHDCTVCMACQEICPEGAIRIEASNQEWHEKAAGTYVKMPSSGGGPHAHD, from the coding sequence ATGGTAGATCTACAAATTCCTGAAGACTTTTGTCATAATGACGTAAAGCCAAAAGGAAAAACAAGTCACGCAGATGGTGAAAACCTTCATTTTATCTGGGGTGACGGAAGATCCGATGGTGCAGCATTCTCAAACGACGATGTAAAAGCAGCCTATGAAGCAAGAGGAGAAACACAAGTTCCTCTAGGAATTCATGGTACTACTGTTGCAGTCGATTGGGATTCATGTGTTGCAGCCGGTTCATGCATGAGTGTATGTCCTGTTCAAACCTTCCAATGGTACAGAACTGAAAAAGATATTCCAGCAGACAAATGTTTGGGAGAAACTTTTGAAGGTACTGGTAAAACAGAACAAGATGAAAGATTAGATTATACAGACAAATCACAACCAATCAGAGAACATGATTGTACAGTTTGTATGGCATGTCAAGAAATCTGTCCTGAAGGAGCTATTCGAATTGAAGCATCAAATCAAGAATGGCACGAGAAAGCAGCAGGAACATATGTTAAAATGCCATCAAGTGGTGGCGGACCTCACGCACACGATTAA
- a CDS encoding replication factor C small subunit, translated as MTATGMWVEKYRPMKLSEVVNQTEIIGSLEALIKDPTDMPHLMFSGSAGVGKTTVALCIARQILGDYAKDYTLELNASDERGIGMVREKVKKFSRFAGMAEVPFKIIILDEADEMTNDAQTALRRIIEDTAKICRFIFIANNISKIIDPIQSRCATFKFTSIPEADIIGRLEEIAKKEKVKTDKKGLKAIYDYSEGDLRHAINLMQATASLGGITEENVISSAGLTKTSDVDEVLKIALSGKVPEAREKMIELIKVYGMSESDFLKYINSAVFKSKHEKLADILEIIAKYDYRVLVGANSEIQLSAMLAELAKVEN; from the coding sequence ATGACTGCAACTGGAATGTGGGTAGAAAAATATCGACCAATGAAACTATCAGAGGTTGTAAATCAAACAGAAATTATTGGTAGTCTAGAAGCTTTAATCAAAGATCCAACAGACATGCCACACTTGATGTTTTCAGGTTCTGCAGGTGTCGGAAAGACAACAGTTGCATTATGTATTGCAAGACAAATTCTAGGAGATTATGCTAAAGACTACACACTAGAGCTTAATGCATCTGATGAGAGAGGAATAGGGATGGTCAGAGAGAAAGTAAAGAAATTCTCAAGATTTGCAGGAATGGCTGAAGTTCCATTCAAAATCATTATTTTGGATGAAGCTGATGAAATGACAAATGATGCACAAACAGCTCTAAGACGAATTATAGAAGATACTGCAAAAATATGCAGATTTATTTTCATTGCAAATAATATTTCAAAAATTATAGACCCCATTCAAAGTAGGTGTGCCACCTTCAAATTTACATCAATTCCTGAAGCAGATATAATCGGAAGACTAGAAGAGATTGCTAAAAAGGAGAAAGTAAAAACGGACAAAAAAGGTCTCAAAGCAATTTATGATTATTCTGAAGGAGATTTGAGGCATGCAATTAACTTAATGCAAGCAACAGCAAGTCTTGGCGGAATTACTGAAGAGAACGTAATTTCTTCAGCAGGTTTGACAAAAACTTCTGATGTTGATGAAGTTCTAAAAATTGCATTGTCTGGAAAAGTTCCAGAAGCTAGAGAAAAAATGATTGAGTTAATCAAAGTTTATGGAATGTCAGAATCGGATTTTCTAAAATACATCAACTCTGCAGTATTCAAATCAAAACATGAAAAATTGGCAGACATTTTAGAGATAATTGCAAAGTACGATTATAGAGTTCTAGTTGGAGCAAATTCTGAAATTCAATTATCTGCAATGTTAGCAGAATTAGCTAAAGTAGAAAATTAA
- a CDS encoding DNA replication complex GINS family protein produces MEIDKVEKVHSIGYRLKDAKVTINQDFKYNVAGMKIEGTQGDTNNMPQWIGKILSENKIGTLNSPDMITQLKQALSKEKMVGEYQISTLDPHFYIKLKESMKELNHDDFDKVESMMLELFRMRRGKLVKIADSMKLNSELYNKLTVEESIFYKTIHENSVEFEKQIRGERNEHGSS; encoded by the coding sequence ATGGAAATAGATAAAGTAGAAAAAGTGCATTCAATTGGATATCGCCTAAAGGATGCTAAAGTTACGATTAATCAAGATTTCAAGTATAATGTTGCAGGTATGAAAATTGAGGGTACTCAAGGCGATACAAATAACATGCCTCAATGGATAGGAAAAATTCTCTCAGAGAATAAAATAGGGACATTAAATTCTCCAGATATGATCACACAACTAAAACAAGCTTTATCAAAAGAAAAAATGGTTGGTGAATATCAAATCTCTACACTTGATCCGCACTTTTACATAAAACTGAAAGAATCAATGAAGGAACTAAACCACGATGATTTTGATAAAGTTGAAAGTATGATGTTGGAATTATTTAGAATGAGAAGGGGTAAGCTAGTAAAGATTGCAGACTCTATGAAACTTAATTCAGAACTATACAACAAATTAACTGTTGAGGAGAGTATCTTTTACAAAACAATTCATGAAAACAGTGTAGAGTTTGAAAAGCAGATAAGAGGAGAACGAAATGAGCATGGCTCAAGCTAG
- a CDS encoding minichromosome maintenance protein MCM — translation MSMAQASTFTDSALSDKVKEFLTRFKDRDGNYKYVDAIDEMMPKNAKFIIVDYNDLVVEPQIEIIFSQNPDRLFEAFGRAIKEALQTRFPEYAEKIKDEIRVRLINFPLERSLRQITAETIGKITSVSGMVVRASEVKPLAKELVFVCPDEHPTKVIQLKGMDVKMPIVCDNPSCKHRDFELKPESSKFIDFQILRLQELPEDLPPGQLPHYIDVTTRQDLVDNSRPGDRIILTGVVRVEQESVAGVQRGHSGLYRLRIEGNNIEFLSGRGSKTDRKIGREEISPEEEKLIKSLSQSSDVYQRLIDSFAPHIQGQALIKEAILLLIVGSNQRLLGDGSKIRGDINVFLVGDPGTAKSEMLKFCARIAPRGLYTSGRGSTAAGLTAAVVRDKTGIMMLEAGAVVLGDQGLVSIDEFDKMKPEDRSALHEVMEQQSASIAKGGIVATLNARTSILAAANPMYGKYDPFKNITENVNLPIPLLTRFDLIFVVRDIPTKERDMMIAKHIIKRNSSQGTDKKSVIEVDLLTKYLSYAKRGEPELTPEAEAKILDYYLQMRNVESEEMITVTPRQLEGIIRLSTARARLLMKDQVEEEDAERAIFLIQSMLQDAGVDVNTGKVDLGVLQGKPRSEVSKMQLFMDVLKGLEGDNKVPVEEKTFVKELEKSEKFTEEEARNYIRRMLREASIYESKPGHYNRV, via the coding sequence ATGAGCATGGCTCAAGCTAGCACATTTACAGATTCTGCTTTATCAGATAAAGTAAAAGAATTCTTAACTCGATTCAAGGATAGAGATGGCAACTACAAGTATGTAGATGCAATCGACGAGATGATGCCAAAGAATGCAAAATTCATCATAGTTGATTACAATGATTTGGTGGTAGAACCACAAATTGAGATTATATTTTCTCAAAACCCTGATAGATTGTTTGAAGCATTTGGAAGGGCAATTAAAGAAGCACTTCAAACAAGATTTCCTGAATATGCAGAAAAAATTAAAGATGAAATTCGTGTTAGATTAATTAATTTCCCATTAGAGCGAAGTCTAAGGCAAATTACTGCTGAAACTATTGGAAAGATTACAAGTGTTTCAGGAATGGTGGTAAGGGCATCTGAAGTAAAACCTCTTGCAAAAGAACTAGTCTTTGTATGTCCTGATGAACATCCAACTAAAGTAATTCAGCTAAAGGGCATGGATGTTAAGATGCCGATTGTTTGTGATAATCCTAGTTGCAAACATAGAGACTTTGAGTTAAAGCCTGAATCTAGCAAGTTTATCGATTTTCAAATTTTGAGATTACAAGAACTTCCTGAAGATTTACCTCCTGGACAATTACCTCACTATATTGATGTCACAACTAGGCAGGATCTGGTAGATAATTCAAGACCTGGAGATAGAATTATTCTAACTGGTGTAGTACGAGTTGAGCAGGAATCTGTGGCAGGAGTTCAGAGAGGACATAGTGGGCTATACAGATTAAGAATTGAAGGTAATAATATTGAATTTTTAAGTGGACGTGGTTCTAAAACTGACAGAAAAATTGGTAGAGAAGAAATTTCGCCTGAAGAAGAAAAATTAATCAAATCACTTAGTCAAAGCTCCGATGTCTATCAAAGATTAATTGATTCATTTGCACCACACATTCAAGGTCAAGCACTAATCAAAGAAGCTATTCTATTACTAATTGTTGGTTCTAATCAAAGATTGCTTGGTGATGGAAGTAAGATTAGAGGTGACATTAACGTATTTTTAGTTGGAGATCCAGGTACTGCAAAATCTGAAATGCTAAAGTTTTGTGCAAGAATTGCACCCCGAGGTTTGTATACTTCTGGTAGAGGTTCTACAGCTGCAGGTCTTACGGCTGCTGTAGTTCGAGATAAAACTGGAATCATGATGTTGGAAGCTGGTGCAGTTGTACTAGGTGATCAGGGTTTAGTAAGTATAGACGAATTTGATAAAATGAAACCTGAAGACAGAAGTGCATTGCACGAAGTTATGGAACAACAGTCTGCAAGTATTGCAAAAGGTGGTATTGTAGCTACACTAAATGCAAGAACTTCAATCTTGGCTGCCGCAAACCCTATGTATGGAAAATATGATCCTTTCAAAAATATCACAGAAAATGTTAACTTGCCAATTCCACTGCTTACAAGATTTGATTTGATCTTTGTAGTTCGAGATATTCCAACTAAAGAAAGAGATATGATGATTGCAAAGCACATTATTAAAAGAAATTCTTCACAAGGAACAGACAAAAAATCTGTCATTGAAGTTGATTTACTAACAAAATATCTATCATATGCAAAACGTGGAGAACCTGAATTAACACCTGAAGCTGAGGCTAAAATCCTTGATTACTATCTTCAAATGAGAAATGTAGAATCTGAAGAGATGATTACAGTTACTCCTAGACAATTAGAAGGAATTATCAGACTTTCAACTGCTAGGGCAAGATTACTCATGAAAGACCAGGTCGAGGAAGAGGATGCTGAACGTGCAATCTTTCTAATTCAGAGTATGCTTCAAGATGCAGGAGTCGATGTTAATACTGGTAAAGTCGATCTTGGTGTGTTACAAGGAAAACCAAGAAGTGAGGTTTCCAAGATGCAACTATTCATGGATGTTCTTAAGGGTCTTGAAGGTGATAACAAAGTTCCAGTTGAAGAGAAGACATTTGTAAAAGAACTTGAAAAGAGTGAAAAATTCACTGAAGAAGAGGCAAGAAACTACATTAGAAGAATGCTCAGAGAAGCATCTATTTATGAATCAAAACCCGGTCACTATAACCGAGTATGA
- a CDS encoding DEAD/DEAH box helicase, with the protein MNIDKLKLSESAIEFLKSQGFTKLYPPQSDSVKSGLLDGQSILVSAPTASGKTLIAMLAMLSYLSKNKGKVIYLSPLRALAAEKFTEFKKLEKIALGNKVKVAISTGDFENIEKNLEKSNVLILTNEKMDSIIRHGAEWVDEIGLVISDEVHLIGDENRGPTLEMILTQLKLLETKPQIVGLSATITNSDEIADWLECKLVKNDWRPVPLSEGVCDGGQVTMSDGKTFEVERSLMGTPIDLGVQSVHQGGQSLVFAETRTRSKSLATKAADAIFQILEKKEITELEKTSKKLLSENEHTELVKTLALLVKKGVAFHHAGLNQKCRETIEAEFRKGTIKLLSSTPTLAAGVNLPARRVVISNINRYNAKVGANRPISILEYKQLCGRAGRPQYDDYGESIIVGNGNAEDLIEYYINGEPEAIVSKITDDKSLRTHILSVIVTHPGIKKEEILEFFLQTLGGLQSRKPTIKFAIDISLRFLSSKFLIIKKGERYAATEFGKKTSMLYIDPLTATYFRDSIENVSQERKHTFGFLHMITNCEEFFPKFTLRQKDYETASLMIDNNSSQLLEPISEYDCSRSLLALQSWIAESTELSLSDSLGIESGDMHRMTENANWLSYCLREISKHVERADLLEELSDLRNRIVYGIREELLDLVRVKGIGRVRARILFKHGVKNLDDLRKIPVNKLAEFDKIGSTIADNIKAELRKVR; encoded by the coding sequence ATGAATATAGATAAGCTAAAACTTTCAGAATCAGCAATTGAATTTTTAAAATCACAAGGTTTTACAAAATTATATCCTCCACAATCTGATAGTGTAAAGTCTGGATTGCTAGATGGTCAAAGCATTCTAGTATCAGCTCCTACTGCCAGTGGAAAAACTTTGATTGCAATGCTTGCGATGTTGAGTTATTTATCTAAAAATAAAGGGAAGGTGATCTATCTTAGTCCATTACGTGCATTAGCTGCTGAAAAGTTTACAGAATTTAAAAAATTGGAAAAAATTGCACTAGGAAACAAAGTAAAAGTTGCAATATCTACAGGTGACTTTGAAAATATTGAAAAAAACTTGGAAAAAAGTAATGTGTTAATTTTAACAAATGAAAAAATGGATTCTATAATTAGACATGGTGCTGAATGGGTTGATGAAATTGGATTAGTGATTTCTGATGAAGTTCATTTGATTGGAGATGAGAATAGAGGTCCGACACTTGAGATGATTCTTACACAACTCAAACTATTAGAAACAAAACCTCAGATTGTAGGTCTTAGTGCAACGATTACAAATTCAGATGAGATTGCAGACTGGCTTGAATGCAAATTAGTAAAAAATGATTGGAGACCTGTTCCACTTTCTGAAGGGGTATGTGACGGAGGTCAAGTTACAATGAGTGATGGTAAAACCTTTGAAGTTGAGCGTAGTTTAATGGGAACACCTATTGATTTAGGCGTGCAATCAGTACATCAGGGAGGACAATCCTTAGTTTTTGCTGAGACTAGAACTCGCTCAAAATCTCTTGCAACAAAAGCAGCAGATGCAATTTTTCAGATATTAGAAAAAAAAGAAATTACAGAATTAGAAAAAACATCAAAAAAACTTCTATCAGAAAATGAGCATACTGAATTAGTCAAAACATTGGCATTATTAGTAAAAAAAGGAGTTGCATTTCATCATGCAGGACTAAATCAAAAATGCAGAGAAACTATAGAGGCAGAATTTCGTAAAGGCACCATCAAACTTTTATCATCTACTCCAACTTTAGCTGCTGGTGTCAATCTTCCAGCAAGACGAGTTGTTATATCAAACATTAACAGGTATAATGCCAAAGTAGGTGCTAATAGACCAATTAGTATTTTAGAATACAAACAACTTTGTGGCAGAGCTGGAAGACCACAATACGATGATTATGGGGAATCAATTATTGTTGGAAATGGTAATGCAGAAGATCTAATAGAATATTACATTAATGGAGAACCTGAAGCAATCGTATCTAAAATAACAGATGATAAATCTCTACGAACTCATATTCTAAGTGTTATAGTCACACATCCAGGAATTAAAAAAGAAGAGATTTTAGAATTCTTTTTACAAACATTGGGTGGACTACAATCAAGAAAACCTACAATTAAATTTGCAATTGATATTTCATTACGTTTTCTTTCTAGTAAGTTTTTGATTATTAAAAAAGGTGAAAGATATGCCGCTACTGAATTTGGAAAAAAGACATCAATGTTGTATATTGATCCATTAACTGCAACATACTTTAGAGATTCAATTGAAAATGTATCTCAAGAAAGAAAACATACTTTTGGATTTTTACACATGATCACAAATTGTGAAGAATTTTTCCCAAAGTTCACCTTACGTCAAAAAGATTACGAAACTGCAAGTTTAATGATTGATAACAATTCATCACAACTCTTAGAACCAATATCAGAGTATGATTGTTCAAGAAGCCTTTTGGCATTACAATCTTGGATTGCTGAATCTACTGAATTATCTCTTTCAGATAGCCTCGGAATTGAGTCTGGGGATATGCATAGGATGACTGAGAATGCAAATTGGCTATCTTATTGTCTTAGGGAAATTTCCAAGCACGTTGAGAGGGCAGATTTACTTGAAGAATTGAGTGATTTGAGAAATAGAATAGTCTATGGAATTAGAGAGGAACTGCTTGATTTAGTCAGAGTTAAGGGCATTGGAAGGGTTAGAGCTAGAATTCTATTCAAACACGGTGTCAAGAATTTGGATGATTTGAGAAAAATTCCTGTGAATAAATTAGCAGAATTTGATAAAATTGGTTCAACCATTGCGGATAACATAAAGGCAGAGTTACGAAAGGTTAGATAA